A genomic region of Catalinimonas niigatensis contains the following coding sequences:
- a CDS encoding rhodanese-like domain-containing protein, translating into MKIALIVLFLITSFLIFKEAFYFLYLKTLIPHHIPHLDVREFREFKQDTILILDTRSLEEYQVSHIKGAQWVGYDEFTLDKIDTFARDTTVVLYCSVGYRSDIVGKKLQEAGFQRVYNLWGGIFAWVNEEMPVYQEDKITKKIHPYSSLWGFWLTKGEKVLP; encoded by the coding sequence TTGAAGATAGCTTTGATTGTACTTTTCCTGATTACAAGCTTCTTAATATTTAAAGAGGCTTTCTACTTTTTGTACCTTAAAACGCTTATACCTCATCACATTCCTCATTTAGATGTGAGGGAATTTCGTGAGTTTAAACAAGATACTATACTAATTCTGGATACAAGAAGCTTGGAAGAATATCAGGTAAGTCATATAAAGGGGGCACAATGGGTAGGTTATGATGAATTTACATTGGATAAAATTGATACTTTTGCCCGAGATACTACAGTAGTACTATATTGTTCAGTGGGTTACAGAAGCGATATTGTAGGAAAAAAACTACAAGAAGCAGGCTTTCAACGAGTGTATAACTTGTGGGGTGGGATTTTTGCATGGGTAAACGAAGAGATGCCTGTATACCAAGAAGATAAAATTACCAAAAAAATACATCCTTATTCTTCATTATGGGGCTTTTGGCTTACAAAAGGAGAGAAGGTACTACCTTAG
- a CDS encoding response regulator has product MAEDKKHRAVMLIDDNEIDNLINQKMIEAANISNHIYTHSGAKSAIEFLKNIEKLGENGKTVLPDVIFLDIDMPLMDGFQFLDEFDKLSDDTKVHCSIVMLTSSINPQDVNKSHKYACVKQYINKPLTQKNLEKLAV; this is encoded by the coding sequence ATGGCAGAAGATAAGAAACATCGCGCGGTAATGTTGATTGATGATAATGAAATTGATAATCTCATTAATCAAAAGATGATAGAAGCTGCTAACATCAGCAATCACATTTACACGCATTCTGGCGCTAAGAGTGCCATTGAATTTTTGAAAAACATTGAAAAGCTAGGTGAAAACGGAAAAACTGTACTCCCTGACGTGATATTTTTGGATATCGATATGCCTTTGATGGATGGTTTCCAGTTTTTAGATGAGTTTGACAAGCTTTCAGATGATACTAAAGTTCATTGCAGTATTGTTATGCTTACTTCGTCCATCAACCCTCAGGATGTCAATAAGTCACATAAGTACGCTTGTGTAAAGCAATATATCAATAAGCCTTTGACCCAAAAAAATCTTGAAAAACTGGCTGTATAA